The proteins below are encoded in one region of Clostridium pasteurianum DSM 525 = ATCC 6013:
- the gyrA gene encoding DNA gyrase subunit A: MNNEGKVLQVNISEEMKKCYISYAMSVIIDRALPDVRDGLKPVHRRIIYSMHELGLTPDKGYRKCARIVGDVLGKYHPHGDASVYDALVRMAQDFNLRYPLVNGHGNFGSVDGDSAAAMRYTEAKMSKMAMEMVRDISKNTVDFGPNFDGEEEEPSVIPSRFPNLLVNGSSGIAVGMATNIPPHNLNEVIDGIFMLIDNSETTILELMTKIKGPDFPTSGMIIGKSGIRSAYETGRGKVIVRSKCEIEEVNNKHRIIVTELPYQVNKAKLIENMAELVKDKRLVGISDLRDESDREGMRIVIELKRDANPQVLLNQLYKHTKLQDSFGIIILALVDGKPQYLNLKQVLQYYIDFQEEVIKRRTQFELDKARARAHILEGLKIALDHIDEVISIIRSSKTVREAEERLMKAFSLSEKQSEAIVEMKLRRLTGLERDKIEEELAELVKNIEYLEKVLANRYMILNIIKDELTEIKSKYGDERKTVIENAENEIDIEDLIEEEDVVITLTHAGYIKRLPADTYTAQRRGGRGIQAMATKEDDFVEHIFITSTHNNILFFSNRGRVYKLKAYEIHEAGRTAKGTNLINLLQLNQDEKIQAVITLKEFKEEDYLIMATKNGVVKKTSLDQYSTIRKSGLNAINLREDDELIGVRLTNGDNDILMTTKNGYAIRFNEKDARPLGRNASGVRGITLRGDDIVVGMEVVDVEKDVLVVSSNGFGKRTPVSEYSVQKRGGKGVITYKVNDKTGELVGARMVKDTDEVMIINSNDIVIRINVSDISTTSRNAMGVTLMRTTDEEKVMAIAKIDTDESDEYKKEVSSDSSNE; the protein is encoded by the coding sequence ATGAACAATGAAGGTAAAGTTTTACAAGTAAATATAAGTGAAGAAATGAAAAAATGCTATATAAGTTATGCAATGAGTGTTATTATTGACCGTGCACTTCCTGATGTAAGAGATGGGTTAAAGCCTGTTCATAGAAGAATTATATATTCAATGCATGAGCTGGGTTTGACCCCAGATAAAGGATATAGAAAATGTGCTAGAATAGTTGGAGATGTTCTTGGTAAATATCATCCTCATGGTGATGCTTCAGTATATGATGCTTTAGTTAGAATGGCTCAGGATTTTAATTTAAGATATCCTCTTGTAAATGGTCATGGAAATTTTGGCTCTGTAGATGGAGATTCAGCAGCTGCTATGAGATATACAGAAGCAAAAATGAGTAAAATGGCTATGGAAATGGTTAGAGATATATCTAAAAATACTGTAGATTTTGGTCCTAACTTTGATGGTGAGGAAGAAGAACCTTCCGTAATACCATCTAGATTTCCTAATCTATTAGTTAATGGGTCATCAGGTATTGCAGTAGGTATGGCAACTAATATACCTCCACATAATTTAAATGAAGTCATCGATGGTATATTTATGCTCATTGATAATAGTGAAACAACAATACTAGAACTTATGACAAAGATAAAGGGACCAGATTTTCCTACATCAGGTATGATAATTGGTAAATCAGGTATAAGAAGTGCCTACGAAACTGGTAGAGGTAAAGTTATTGTAAGATCAAAATGCGAAATTGAAGAAGTAAATAATAAGCATAGAATTATAGTTACTGAATTACCTTATCAGGTTAATAAAGCTAAGCTCATTGAAAATATGGCTGAATTAGTTAAAGATAAAAGATTAGTTGGAATATCAGATCTTAGAGATGAATCTGATAGAGAAGGTATGAGGATTGTTATAGAACTAAAAAGAGATGCCAATCCTCAGGTATTATTAAATCAGCTTTATAAGCATACAAAATTGCAAGATAGTTTTGGAATAATAATACTTGCATTAGTTGATGGAAAACCACAATATCTTAATTTAAAGCAGGTTTTACAGTATTATATAGATTTTCAAGAAGAAGTTATAAAAAGAAGAACTCAGTTTGAATTAGACAAAGCTAGAGCTAGAGCTCATATATTAGAAGGTCTTAAAATAGCACTTGACCATATTGATGAAGTAATAAGTATAATAAGGTCATCCAAAACAGTTCGTGAAGCGGAAGAAAGGCTTATGAAAGCATTTAGTCTTTCTGAAAAGCAATCAGAAGCAATTGTAGAGATGAAACTTAGAAGACTTACTGGTCTAGAGAGAGATAAGATTGAAGAAGAGTTGGCAGAGCTTGTAAAAAATATTGAATACTTGGAAAAAGTTTTAGCAAATAGATATATGATTTTAAATATAATAAAAGATGAACTTACAGAAATAAAATCTAAGTATGGTGATGAAAGAAAAACAGTTATAGAAAATGCTGAAAATGAAATAGATATAGAAGACCTTATTGAAGAAGAAGATGTTGTTATAACTCTTACTCATGCTGGATATATAAAAAGATTACCAGCAGATACATATACAGCCCAACGTAGAGGTGGAAGAGGTATACAGGCAATGGCAACTAAAGAAGATGATTTTGTAGAACACATATTTATAACATCTACTCATAATAATATCTTATTCTTTAGTAATCGTGGAAGAGTTTATAAGTTAAAGGCTTATGAGATACATGAAGCAGGAAGGACTGCTAAAGGTACAAATTTAATAAATCTTCTTCAATTGAATCAAGATGAAAAAATTCAAGCAGTTATAACTCTAAAAGAATTTAAAGAAGAAGACTATCTTATTATGGCAACTAAAAATGGTGTCGTAAAGAAGACTTCACTTGATCAATATTCAACAATAAGAAAAAGTGGTCTTAATGCTATAAATTTAAGAGAAGATGATGAACTTATTGGCGTTAGACTTACAAATGGTGATAACGATATATTAATGACAACTAAAAATGGATATGCAATAAGGTTTAATGAAAAAGATGCTAGACCTCTTGGAAGAAATGCATCTGGGGTAAGAGGAATAACTCTTAGAGGAGATGACATTGTTGTTGGTATGGAAGTTGTAGATGTTGAAAAGGATGTACTTGTGGTAAGTTCTAATGGATTCGGTAAAAGAACTCCTGTATCTGAATATTCTGTTCAAAAAAGAGGCGGAAAAGGAGTAATAACTTATAAAGTAAATGACAAGACTGGTGAACTTGTAGGTGCTAGAATGGTAAAAGATACAGATGAAGTGATGATTATTAATAGTAATGATATAGTAATTAGAATAAATGTATCAGATATATCTACTACCAGTAGAAATGCTATGGGAGTTACATTAATGAGAACTACAGATGAAGAAAAGGTAATGGCTATAGCTAAAATAGATACAGATGAAAGTGATGAATATAAAAAAGAAGTATCATCAGATTCTTCTAATGAATAA
- the remB gene encoding extracellular matrix regulator RemB, translated as MFLHLGECVVIPIKDIIGIFDIETTMYSSDTSQFLRMAEEDGFVERITDEKPKSFIIAEINQKSKIFLSPISSATLSKRSEMLYFEP; from the coding sequence ATGTTTTTACATTTAGGTGAATGTGTAGTAATTCCAATAAAAGATATTATAGGTATTTTTGATATAGAAACGACTATGTATAGTTCAGATACTAGTCAGTTTTTAAGAATGGCAGAAGAAGATGGTTTTGTTGAAAGAATAACCGATGAAAAACCAAAATCATTTATAATTGCTGAAATAAACCAAAAAAGTAAAATATTTTTATCACCAATATCTTCTGCTACACTTAGTAAAAGAAGTGAAATGTTGTATTTTGAGCCATAG
- a CDS encoding pyridoxal-phosphate-dependent aminotransferase family protein, with protein sequence MHKKLFIPGPVEVSEDVLLKMATPMIGHRSKDASILQKNISDKLKIVFNTKEEILLSTSSGSGLMEGAVRSCTKKRAAIFSIGAFGKKWYEIAKCNGVAADLYEFQWGEILKPEFVDEILKTGKYDLITITHNETSTGIMNPVEEISKVVKKYPDIVWCLDTVSSMAGTRIDVDKLGVDICVTSSQKALGLPPGIAVCSFSTKAIERAKTVENRGFYFDLLKLHEAIIKRNYQYPSTPSISHMYALDYALDKMLEEGMENRFKRHIEMAKYVRNWAEKYFDIFGDKKHLSNTVTVVKNTREISIADLNKALGERGFTLANGYGKIKDKTFRIAHMGDCSLDDIKEIIANINDILDLK encoded by the coding sequence ATGCATAAAAAATTATTTATTCCAGGACCTGTAGAAGTCAGTGAAGATGTGCTTTTAAAAATGGCTACACCTATGATTGGACATAGAAGTAAAGATGCATCAATTTTACAGAAAAATATAAGCGATAAGTTAAAAATAGTATTTAACACAAAAGAAGAAATATTACTTTCTACATCATCTGGAAGTGGGTTAATGGAGGGGGCAGTTAGATCTTGTACTAAAAAAAGAGCAGCAATATTTTCAATAGGTGCATTCGGTAAAAAGTGGTATGAGATTGCTAAGTGTAATGGTGTAGCAGCTGATCTATATGAATTTCAATGGGGAGAAATATTAAAACCTGAGTTTGTAGACGAAATTCTTAAAACAGGTAAATATGATTTAATTACTATAACTCATAACGAAACTTCTACCGGTATAATGAATCCAGTTGAAGAAATTTCTAAAGTGGTTAAAAAGTATCCAGATATAGTTTGGTGTTTAGATACAGTAAGCTCTATGGCTGGTACAAGAATTGACGTAGATAAATTAGGAGTGGATATTTGTGTAACATCTTCTCAAAAAGCATTGGGATTACCTCCAGGAATAGCTGTATGTTCATTTTCAACTAAGGCCATAGAAAGAGCAAAAACTGTTGAAAATAGGGGATTTTATTTTGATCTTTTAAAATTACACGAAGCTATAATAAAAAGAAATTATCAGTATCCATCAACACCATCCATTTCTCATATGTATGCATTAGACTATGCACTTGATAAGATGTTAGAAGAGGGAATGGAGAATAGATTTAAAAGGCATATAGAAATGGCTAAGTATGTTAGAAATTGGGCTGAAAAATATTTTGATATATTCGGTGATAAAAAGCATCTTTCAAATACTGTAACTGTAGTAAAAAATACAAGGGAAATTAGTATAGCTGATTTGAATAAAGCTTTGGGAGAGAGAGGTTTTACTTTAGCAAATGGATACGGAAAAATAAAAGATAAAACTTTTAGAATTGCTCATATGGGCGATTGTTCATTAGATGATATAAAAGAGATTATAGCAAATATAAATGATATATTAGATTTAAAATAA
- a CDS encoding UPF0182 family protein yields MKKKIVLIITVFIIICTLIFSDKIINFVINIQWYMEVGYLSIYFTRLTAILKLMIPIFTISYLIIYLYYRSIRKNFIVNKKNIKTGINKVEKIIFIIINFIMSFMISFYISFKYWYQILQFQSSSKFNIKDPIFNIDISFYVFKLPLIESLYKTFMPLIVVLVPITIILYFILVTRDRYVNGKNKINNSFNFIHIKSSITKFAGRQLAIISAIIILIIAFGYIIKSLNLVYSSKGVSFGAGYTDSNISLLFFKLIIIISLISCIIIFVSILKNRVKPIIISIFSIVILIILENITSFTVQNLIVKSNERVLENEYIKYNMNFTKKAFNLDKIQFKPYNVKNTLSQNDIDENMDTINNIKLNSFRQSLEFYNQVQVYRYYYTFNDIDVDRYNINGKPTEVFIAPREIEQKLLTGNAGTWQNKHLTYTHGYGAVMSKVNSITSEGQPQFLIRDIPMNNVSGINLDNPRIYFGEKTDEYVIVNTKLSEFDYPDGGEDTSYNYNGKAGLSANIINRILFAINKRNINFLVSNSINSNSKILINRNILDRVKKIAPFLTYDKDPYAVIYNGRIYWIIDAYTTSNRYPFSQPVNNINYIRNSVKVVIDAFNGDVNFYQVDKNDPVANSYNKIFKGLFKDVNTIPKEIREHFRYPEDLFNIQCDILGKYHVMDSDVFYNGEDLWSVSENQKSVNGDKGMNESSYVIMKLPDGNKEEAVLLEYFNMKSKENLVGILAARMDNENYGHLVMYTLPTQETIYSPYLFKQRINQNPDISKEIALWNTQGSEVQFGDTSIIPINNSLLYVEPLYLRAQGKNSIPEVKRVILASGDNFVMAPNIDTALKQLFNNSKDNNIKSNESFDDDNKLRQVKEIYDKAMEAQKNGDWSKYGEYIKELGDKLKDISY; encoded by the coding sequence TTGAAGAAAAAAATTGTCTTGATAATAACTGTTTTCATTATAATATGCACTTTAATATTTTCTGATAAAATAATAAATTTTGTAATTAATATACAATGGTATATGGAAGTGGGTTATCTATCTATATATTTCACAAGATTAACAGCTATATTAAAGTTAATGATTCCTATCTTTACTATATCTTATTTAATAATATATTTGTATTATAGAAGTATCAGAAAAAATTTTATTGTTAATAAAAAAAATATTAAGACTGGTATTAATAAAGTAGAGAAGATTATATTTATTATAATTAATTTTATAATGTCATTTATGATTTCATTTTATATTTCTTTTAAATATTGGTACCAAATATTACAATTTCAAAGCTCTTCAAAATTCAATATAAAAGATCCAATTTTTAATATTGATATATCTTTCTATGTTTTTAAGTTACCATTAATAGAGTCATTATATAAAACTTTTATGCCTTTAATTGTAGTATTAGTTCCTATAACTATTATACTATATTTTATATTAGTTACTAGGGATAGATATGTAAATGGAAAAAATAAGATTAATAATAGTTTTAATTTTATCCATATAAAAAGTAGTATAACTAAATTTGCAGGAAGACAGCTTGCAATAATTTCTGCTATTATTATTTTAATAATAGCTTTTGGATATATCATAAAATCATTGAATTTAGTATATAGTTCTAAAGGAGTTTCATTCGGAGCTGGTTATACTGATTCAAATATATCACTATTATTTTTTAAGTTAATTATTATAATTTCTTTAATTTCATGTATTATTATATTTGTTAGTATACTAAAAAATAGAGTAAAACCTATAATTATATCTATTTTTTCAATAGTAATATTGATTATTTTGGAAAATATCACTTCATTTACAGTACAAAACTTAATTGTAAAGTCTAATGAGAGAGTTTTAGAAAATGAATATATAAAATACAATATGAATTTTACTAAAAAGGCTTTTAATTTAGATAAAATACAATTTAAGCCCTACAATGTTAAAAATACATTGTCACAAAACGATATAGATGAAAATATGGATACTATAAATAATATAAAGTTAAATTCATTTAGACAATCATTAGAGTTTTATAATCAAGTTCAAGTATATAGGTATTATTATACTTTTAATGATATAGATGTAGATAGATATAACATTAATGGAAAACCAACAGAGGTATTTATAGCTCCAAGAGAAATAGAACAAAAATTACTTACAGGTAATGCTGGTACGTGGCAAAACAAACATCTTACTTATACCCACGGGTATGGGGCTGTTATGAGTAAAGTTAATTCTATTACCAGTGAAGGACAACCGCAATTTTTAATTAGGGATATACCTATGAATAATGTTTCAGGTATTAATTTAGATAATCCTAGAATTTACTTTGGAGAAAAGACAGATGAATATGTAATAGTAAATACTAAATTAAGTGAATTTGATTATCCTGATGGTGGTGAAGATACATCCTATAATTATAATGGAAAGGCTGGTTTAAGTGCAAATATCATCAATAGAATTTTGTTTGCAATTAATAAAAGAAATATTAATTTTCTAGTATCAAATTCTATAAATTCTAATAGTAAAATTTTAATTAATAGAAATATTCTAGATAGAGTAAAAAAAATAGCACCTTTTTTAACTTATGATAAAGATCCTTATGCAGTTATATATAATGGCAGGATATATTGGATAATTGATGCATATACAACATCAAATAGATATCCATTTTCTCAGCCTGTAAATAATATTAATTATATAAGAAATTCTGTGAAAGTTGTAATTGATGCTTTTAATGGCGATGTTAATTTTTATCAAGTAGATAAAAATGATCCTGTGGCAAACAGTTACAATAAAATTTTTAAAGGATTGTTTAAGGATGTAAATACTATTCCTAAAGAAATAAGAGAACATTTTAGATATCCTGAGGATTTATTTAATATTCAGTGTGACATACTTGGTAAGTACCATGTAATGGATTCGGATGTTTTTTACAATGGTGAGGATTTATGGTCTGTTTCTGAAAATCAGAAAAGTGTAAATGGAGATAAGGGAATGAATGAATCTTCTTATGTTATTATGAAGCTTCCTGATGGGAATAAAGAAGAGGCTGTTTTACTAGAATATTTTAATATGAAAAGTAAAGAAAATTTAGTGGGAATACTTGCAGCAAGAATGGATAATGAAAATTATGGTCATTTAGTTATGTATACTCTTCCAACTCAAGAAACTATTTATAGTCCGTATTTATTTAAACAGAGAATAAATCAAAATCCAGATATATCTAAAGAGATAGCTCTTTGGAATACTCAAGGATCAGAAGTTCAATTTGGAGATACTTCAATAATTCCTATAAATAATTCACTTTTGTATGTAGAACCACTATATTTAAGGGCTCAAGGTAAGAATAGTATTCCAGAAGTAAAAAGAGTTATTTTAGCTTCTGGTGATAATTTTGTTATGGCTCCTAATATAGATACTGCACTTAAACAATTATTCAATAATAGTAAGGATAATAATATAAAAAGTAATGAATCTTTTGATGATGATAATAAGTTAAGGCAAGTTAAAGAGATTTATGATAAAGCAATGGAAGCACAAAAGAATGGTGATTGGTCAAAATATGGTGAGTATATTAAAGAGTTAGGTGATAAATTAAAAGATATTTCTTATTAA
- a CDS encoding HDIG domain-containing metalloprotein, which produces MFSYRVKQFFSYLNAKITNDDLEYIYSKLNNNEIGLFNKLSLHEQKHSINVAKDVEKICLYKKICSNDLIKIALLHDIGKINGNLNIVDKSILVIFNCLSNGRIKKFKFIRKINLYYNHGKIGADILKKYGYNKRFLYLIENHHNIKEDDYELNIIRFCDNKN; this is translated from the coding sequence ATGTTTTCTTATAGAGTAAAGCAATTTTTTTCATATCTAAATGCAAAGATTACTAATGATGATTTGGAATATATATACTCCAAGTTAAATAATAATGAAATAGGGTTATTTAATAAACTTTCTTTGCATGAACAGAAGCATTCTATAAATGTAGCAAAAGATGTAGAAAAAATTTGTTTATATAAAAAAATTTGCTCTAATGATTTGATAAAGATAGCATTATTACATGATATAGGAAAAATAAATGGTAATTTAAATATTGTAGATAAGTCTATATTAGTAATATTTAATTGTCTATCTAATGGTAGAATAAAAAAGTTTAAATTTATAAGAAAAATTAATTTATATTATAATCATGGTAAAATAGGTGCTGATATATTAAAAAAGTATGGATATAACAAGAGATTTTTATATTTAATTGAAAATCATCATAACATTAAAGAGGATGATTATGAATTGAATATAATTAGATTTTGTGATAATAAAAATTAA
- the gyrB gene encoding DNA topoisomerase (ATP-hydrolyzing) subunit B, giving the protein MSQNNGNYDESQIQVLEGLEAVRKRPGMYIGSTSLKGLHHLVYEIVDNSIDEALAGFCKNINVVIHKDNSVSVTDDGRGMPVGIHHKMNKPTVEVIMTVLHAGGKFGGGGYKVSGGLHGVGASVVNALSETCEVIVKREGHIWRQMYHRGNVASPFEKIGDTEEHGTKINFKPDPEIFDEIEFNYDTLAQRLRELAFLNKGIKINFVDERQDKKEVFHYEGGIKSFVSYLNRNKEPIFPEPIYIEGYKNEYMVEIALQYNDGYAENLFSFANNIDTVEGGTHLSGFKTALTRVLNDYARKFNFIKENDKNFSGEDIREGLTAVVSVKLPDPQFEGQTKTKLGNSEVRGIVDSILGENVSAFLEENPQIAKIIIDKAMLASRARDAAKKARELTRRKSVLETTALPGKLADCSSKDPAECEIYIVEGDSAGGSAKQGRDRRFQAILPLRGKIMNVEKQRIDKILNSEMIRAMITAFGAGISKDFNIEKIRYHRIIIMTDADVDGAHIRTLLLTFFYRYMRELVEQGHVYIAQPPLYKVSKGKKEIYCYLEEELDKALEELGGKDNNTSIQRYKGLGEMNAEQLWETTMDPERRILLKATVEDAMAADEIFTILMGDKVEPRREFIQQNAKNVVNLDI; this is encoded by the coding sequence ATGTCACAAAATAATGGAAATTATGATGAAAGTCAAATTCAGGTTCTTGAAGGATTGGAAGCGGTAAGAAAAAGGCCTGGAATGTATATTGGTAGTACTTCATTAAAAGGGCTTCATCATCTTGTCTATGAAATAGTTGATAACAGCATAGATGAGGCTTTAGCTGGTTTTTGTAAAAATATAAATGTTGTAATTCATAAAGATAATTCAGTATCTGTAACTGATGATGGTAGAGGTATGCCTGTAGGAATACATCATAAAATGAATAAGCCAACAGTTGAAGTTATAATGACAGTTCTTCATGCAGGAGGAAAATTTGGAGGAGGAGGATATAAAGTATCCGGAGGCCTTCATGGAGTTGGGGCATCTGTAGTTAATGCTTTATCCGAAACTTGTGAGGTTATAGTTAAAAGAGAAGGACATATTTGGAGACAGATGTATCACAGAGGTAATGTAGCTAGTCCGTTTGAAAAGATTGGTGATACAGAAGAACATGGTACTAAAATTAATTTTAAACCGGATCCTGAAATATTTGATGAGATAGAATTTAACTATGATACATTGGCTCAAAGGCTGAGAGAACTAGCTTTTTTAAACAAGGGAATAAAAATTAATTTTGTAGATGAGAGACAGGATAAAAAAGAAGTATTTCATTATGAAGGTGGAATAAAATCTTTTGTAAGCTACTTAAATAGAAATAAAGAACCTATTTTTCCAGAACCTATTTATATTGAAGGGTATAAAAATGAATATATGGTTGAAATAGCTCTCCAATATAACGATGGATATGCTGAAAATTTATTTTCCTTTGCAAATAACATTGATACAGTTGAAGGTGGAACGCATCTTTCTGGATTTAAAACTGCTCTTACAAGAGTTTTAAATGATTATGCAAGAAAGTTTAATTTTATTAAGGAAAATGATAAAAACTTTTCTGGAGAAGATATCAGAGAAGGATTAACAGCTGTTGTATCTGTTAAACTTCCAGATCCTCAATTTGAAGGTCAGACAAAGACAAAACTTGGTAATAGTGAAGTAAGAGGAATTGTTGATAGCATTTTAGGTGAAAATGTAAGTGCATTTTTGGAGGAAAATCCTCAGATAGCAAAGATAATAATAGATAAAGCTATGCTTGCTTCAAGGGCTAGAGATGCAGCAAAAAAGGCTAGGGAACTAACACGAAGAAAATCTGTACTTGAAACTACAGCACTTCCAGGTAAACTTGCAGATTGTTCATCAAAGGATCCAGCGGAATGTGAAATCTATATAGTGGAAGGTGACTCAGCTGGTGGATCAGCAAAACAAGGGCGAGATAGAAGATTTCAAGCAATACTTCCTTTAAGAGGAAAAATAATGAATGTAGAGAAACAGAGAATAGATAAGATATTAAATTCTGAAATGATAAGGGCTATGATAACTGCTTTTGGCGCAGGAATAAGTAAGGATTTTAATATAGAAAAAATAAGATATCATAGAATTATTATAATGACTGATGCGGATGTAGATGGAGCTCATATAAGAACATTGTTATTGACATTTTTCTATAGATACATGAGAGAACTTGTAGAACAAGGTCATGTATATATTGCACAACCACCACTATACAAAGTTTCCAAGGGTAAAAAAGAAATATATTGTTATCTTGAAGAGGAATTGGATAAAGCATTAGAAGAACTGGGTGGTAAAGACAACAATACAAGTATTCAACGTTATAAAGGTCTAGGAGAAATGAATGCAGAACAACTGTGGGAAACTACGATGGATCCAGAAAGAAGAATACTTTTGAAAGCAACTGTTGAAGATGCTATGGCAGCTGATGAAATATTTACAATTCTTATGGGGGATAAAGTTGAGCCTCGCAGAGAGTTTATCCAACAAAATGCAAAGAATGTTGTGAATTTAGACATTTAA
- a CDS encoding L,D-transpeptidase, translating into MILKDNMRLKELGKFILSCLISTVMTCIFIMIPSFIFSSSSNNDKAIETSAKVVDEKSIRDELNNQLKDSISIFSIKDCFKKTYYISHNGVKMYKRIGDENSLIRCLDNDDEIIAYEEKDGYIYCEDNFSNRGWIKKSSDDLRAIPFNNSNYIIDVNLTKQIVNIYNNGNPIRKNIICSTGKLGNPDTETPLGIFKIKKKLFYPNGLNIDNKDGTKEIVKYPIQFFSNYLIHSVPIIEIQHNNKVEQKENGNEKLKLGKPVSHGCIRLSIEDSKWIYNNITQNSQVYIHY; encoded by the coding sequence ATGATATTAAAAGATAATATGAGATTAAAAGAATTGGGAAAGTTTATATTATCGTGCCTTATATCAACTGTAATGACTTGTATTTTTATTATGATACCATCATTTATATTTTCATCATCTTCTAATAATGATAAAGCCATAGAAACTTCTGCAAAGGTTGTAGATGAAAAATCCATTAGAGATGAATTAAACAATCAATTAAAAGATAGTATATCAATTTTTTCAATAAAAGATTGTTTTAAGAAAACATATTATATAAGTCATAATGGAGTGAAAATGTATAAGAGAATTGGAGATGAAAATAGTCTAATAAGATGCTTGGATAATGATGATGAAATTATAGCCTATGAAGAAAAAGATGGATATATTTATTGTGAAGACAATTTTTCTAATAGAGGATGGATAAAGAAAAGTAGTGATGACCTTAGAGCTATTCCGTTTAATAATAGTAATTATATAATAGACGTAAATTTAACAAAACAAATAGTTAATATATATAATAATGGAAATCCTATAAGAAAAAATATTATTTGTTCTACCGGTAAATTAGGAAATCCAGACACAGAAACTCCTTTGGGTATTTTTAAAATAAAGAAAAAGTTGTTTTATCCTAATGGGCTTAATATTGATAACAAAGATGGAACAAAAGAAATAGTTAAGTATCCAATACAATTTTTTTCTAATTATTTAATACATTCTGTTCCAATTATAGAAATTCAGCATAATAATAAAGTAGAACAAAAAGAAAATGGAAACGAAAAATTAAAATTAGGAAAACCGGTATCTCATGGATGTATTAGATTGTCTATAGAAGATTCAAAGTGGATATACAATAATATAACACAGAATTCTCAAGTTTATATACACTATTAA
- a CDS encoding transcription repressor NadR, translated as MNSEERRNFIKDILKKEEEPLKGNILSEKFGVTRQIIVKDIAILRASGVKIISTPKGYIIPKNKDGRIKKIIALCHSVEDIEDELLTIVKWGGIIEDVIIEHKLYGEIKGILMIKNILDVKNFILKLDDYKNEPLCILTGGIHLHTITAKDEKSIENILRELKNKNYLISD; from the coding sequence ATGAACTCTGAGGAAAGAAGAAATTTTATAAAAGATATTTTGAAAAAAGAAGAAGAACCATTAAAGGGTAATATATTATCAGAAAAGTTTGGGGTTACCAGACAAATAATAGTTAAAGATATAGCTATTCTTAGAGCATCTGGAGTTAAAATTATATCTACTCCAAAAGGATATATAATACCTAAAAATAAAGATGGTAGAATAAAAAAAATTATAGCTTTATGTCATAGTGTAGAAGACATAGAAGATGAACTTTTAACTATAGTAAAATGGGGTGGAATAATAGAAGATGTGATTATAGAACATAAGCTTTATGGAGAAATAAAAGGCATACTTATGATTAAAAATATATTAGATGTTAAAAATTTTATATTGAAATTAGATGATTATAAAAATGAGCCCTTATGTATTTTGACTGGTGGTATTCATCTTCATACAATTACTGCCAAAGATGAAAAATCTATAGAAAATATATTGAGAGAATTAAAAAATAAAAATTATTTGATATCAGATTAA